The Grus americana isolate bGruAme1 chromosome 29, bGruAme1.mat, whole genome shotgun sequence genome contains the following window.
TGGTCGGCTCCTGGAGGTTGTGGTGCTTCTCAGCACCTCATGGCCCAGGGGAGCGTTCGGCCGAGGAGCCATATGGTGTAAAACTTTCCCAAACTGGTGCTGCAGTGCCAGCTGCCAACTCCTGGTGTTTCCTCTAGGTACATGTGCCATGGTCCCCACCCAGATCACCACAGAGACAACCACAACTGACACAACCACCACAGAGACGACCACCACTGACacgaccaccacggagacaaccacggagacaaccaccACCCCCATGACCGCCACTCCGAGCATCCAAATCTCCAAAAACACGAGCAGCAACGGGACCCAAACCTCCGTCTCCTCCCACACCACAGTCTTCCCTGCCACAGGCAACACCACAAACTTCCAGTCCAACAACAGCTCTGCACGCAACGCCACAGCCAAGAGCACCGCGGTGCCCATCTCTAGCAGCCCCGCCATCTCCCATGCCAATGCCTCcacaaacagcagcaactgGGTCCCCCCCTTCGCCACCAACACAACCAAGAGCAGCTCCGTGGCTCCCACCTCCCCCGTGGGTGGTGGCACGGTGATCCCCATCTCCAGCACCAAAGGCAACGGGAGCAACAGCGCTCAGGTCATCCCCACACGGAAAACCTCTGTCACCACGCAGGGCAGCACAGCTCCCAGGCAGACCCCCACggctgtgctgggcagcagcGGTCCTCCGAACCCCAGCAAAGCCGCAGCCCTGCGTCCCACCGCTGTCCAACTGCTCCTCCGTGTCCCACTGTCCTTCCGCATCATCAACAGGAGCTTCAACGAGAGCCTGCGCGACCCCACGTCGAAGGACTACAGGAGTCTGAGCCACACTGTCTTGACCATGGTgagtcccagccctgcccacgGGCTCCCCCGGGCGAGCAAAGACCTCCCCGGGTGTCTACTGGGGAGGTGACCGTCACCCCCGTGCTTTGTTGCAGTTCGAGTATGTCTTTGGCTGCGCAAGCTGCATGGGCAGGCAGACCTACAAGGGATGCAGCGAGCTCCGTTTCAGGTGAGCGTGCCAGCGGCTCCGGCTGCAGAAGCTGGCGCATCCCGGCTGCACGGCACAGAGCCCCTCGCAGGGGGTGGCGATCCGGGCGCTAACGCCTTCTTTTGTGGGCAGCCAAGGCTCGGTGGAGGTGCAGTCCACCCTTGTGTTTGGGCAAGGCAATGACACCGTCACCAGCAACGCcgctgagcagcagctgaggaacaGCCTGGACCAGAATGGCTTCATCATGGACCTGCAGCTGGCCAGCATCCAGAGTGAGGGGGAGCTCCGAGCTGGGGGCGCAAGGGGGGGATGGAGCCCCGTGGGGGTGCTTTGGGGGGGCTCCACAAGCCCatcctggctggggcagggaggctCCTTGGCGGCGGGACAGGCTCAGGGCttgcagctggcagagctgatGCGGTTTCCCAGTGCCTGTGGCAGACA
Protein-coding sequences here:
- the MUC1 gene encoding mucin-1 translates to MAFTALLLLLVLGAGTCAMVPTQITTETTTTDTTTTETTTTDTTTTETTTETTTTPMTATPSIQISKNTSSNGTQTSVSSHTTVFPATGNTTNFQSNNSSARNATAKSTAVPISSSPAISHANASTNSSNWVPPFATNTTKSSSVAPTSPVGGGTVIPISSTKGNGSNSAQVIPTRKTSVTTQGSTAPRQTPTAVLGSSGPPNPSKAAALRPTAVQLLLRVPLSFRIINRSFNESLRDPTSKDYRSLSHTVLTMFEYVFGCASCMGRQTYKGCSELRFSQGSVEVQSTLVFGQGNDTVTSNAAEQQLRNSLDQNGFIMDLQLASIQSTVVTSPAPVSVVPDWAIALLVLVCILLLLSILTCFLMTTCTCRRKSRGKLDLLSTKDSYHPMAEYPPYQSHGRYVSPNSKPNPYSQVAGSNGAGAGTFTYTNPSAASDNL